The stretch of DNA CATGTCGGTTAACGTTCAAGCCcataactccgaggtacgagcttaAAAAAGACAAGCATTTGGATTCACGAGGGATTGAAAGAGTTcgcaaaacgcacgttaatCCTCTAAGCCCTATAACTGACCTCAaaacttgggttgggacaaagttcatgaatgcttttgaaaacgttcaatatcagatacttttcATAACTTCTCTGAATAGGGGAtatcaagtaaaggaaattcaaggaaaaatgtggtccggcaccctgattttgggcattttggggagagagaaccaagacaaacaatcacagtcaactcgcaccattcacccattgaattttcaataatcgagtgattttgagcaagttgtgttacaaaaccctactaaatgagcatgtttggtgttaatcagtgaacgcactatcaaattggctcaataccacaatgctaatttcCTAAACAAGcatataaaaagaaaaaatgtcaaaatccaatgcatgcacagtgcggtttggctgggcatgttgtctttgattttactccatggaataagtccatgaacgcgtttacttgactagccatatactgtacaatcccaacctttctagtctctcgcactacgagagctctctcattccctcaCTGTTGcgagtgaaacatctttggactgctcgaccttttgcaaaccggCTGAACtagttggagcccaaataaatgaagtaaattcaagatatggttgaacaattgactAGTACAGAGTATTTACCCTGTGATACACActctctctggacttaaacgtccaAACGTCCATTGGATCCAACTGTGGCGACCCTGAAAATCTGGTTGTTTGAGTTTTCGTTTGCAACCAGTGACGTAGGCGACGAGGATGGAGTAAGAAATCCTGCTCATTAAGTGCATTAtgtctgaaaacaaaaatggccaagttTGGAGGAGATAATTTGGAAACATCATTTCATAATAAGGCATTGTCATTCAGGTTCAATCTTGAAATGCGTTCTATCCAATTCTGCCAAACAATTCATGAGACGAAATTCAACCATATTGAAAAGTGACTTGGCCTCCAGGTAGCTAAAGAATTTAGTAATGCCTTAAACTATGTCAAATACCTATAAACTATATGTCTTCACCTCTTTGTTCCCTTTCTTGTTCTGGGTCGTTCAATCGTCCATTTGCCTTCGCAAGTTCGGGGGAAATTGACAAAACGGTCCCCTCTTCTGtttaaattgcagaaaataacattctagcaaaaaaagatgaaaaaaatagaTGTTTCGTTAGGTGTTAGTCAACATACTCCGAAATTCTTGAACAATCCCAAGTCAATAGGGCAGAGGtacttgaaaagaaagaacgtAGGtacttgaaaagaaagagcGGAGGCACTTAAAGAGAACGAGCAGAATGCTTTTTCAGCTTTCATTTCCTGTTCACCTGATACTCATTCATTATGAATGGCatacgtcgagatcacgttctaatgtttgacaATAGGGTGAGCTAGAGAGGAGGTGTcccaacaaagtgaaaagCTGTATGGCTTAGAACTGAAGTTACAGGTagaacaaaacgccttgcaAGGGCACCTAGNNNNNNNNNNNNNNNNNNNNNNNNNNNNNNNNNNNNNNNNNNNNNNNNNNNNNNNNNNNNNNNNNNNNNNNNNNNNNNNNNNNNNNNNNNNNNNNNNNNNNNNNNNNNNNNNNNNNNNNNNNNNNNNNNNNNNNNNNNNNNNNNNNNNNNNNNNNNNNNNNNNNNNNNNNNNNNNNNNNNNNNNNNNNNNNNNNNNNNNNNNNNNNNNNNNNNNNNNNNNNNNNNNNNNNNNNNNNNNNNNNNNNNNNNNNNNNNNNNNNNNNNNNNNNNNNNNNNNNNNNNNNNNNNNNNNNNNNNNNNNNNNNNNNNNNNNNNNNNNNNNNNNNNNNNNNNNNNNNNNNNNNNNNNNNNNNNNNNNNNNNNNNNNNNNNNNNNNNNNNNNNNNNNNNNNNNNNNNNNNNNNNNNNNNNNNNNNNNNNNNNNNNNNNNNNNNNNNNNNNNNNNNNNNNNNNNNNNNNNNNNNNNNNNNNNNNNNNNNNNNNNNNNNNNNNNNNNNNNNNNNNNNNNNNNNNNNNNNNNNNNNNNNNNNNNNNNNNNNNNNNNNNNNNNNNNNNNNNNNNNNNNNNNNNNNNNNNNNNNNNNNNNNNNNNNNNNNNNNNNNNNNNNNNNNNNNNNNNNNNNNNNNNNNNNNNNNNNNNNNNNNNNNNNNNNNNNNNNNNNNNNNNNNNNNNNNNNNNNNNNNNNNNNNNNNNNNNNNNNNNNNNNNNNNNNNNNNNNNNNNNNNNNNNNNNNNNNNNNNNNNNNNNNNNNNNNNNNNNNNNNNNNNNNNNNNNNNNNNNNNNNNNNNNNNNNNNNNNNNNNNNNNNNNNNNNNNNNNNNNNNNNNNNNNNNNNNNNNNNNNNNNNNNNNNNNNNNNNNNNNNNNNNNNNNNNNNNNNNNNNNNNNNNNNNNNNNNNNNNNNNNNNNNNNNNNNNNNNNNNNNNNNNNNNNNNNNNNNNNNNNNNNNNNNNNNNNNNNNNNNNNNNNNNNNNNNNNNNNNNNNNNNNNNNNNNNNNNNNNNtgtccaagtctgacttaaatcctgctcctggatcaacgcctacataagacctacaaatatttgaaggcagcagattgaacaatgaaggagcccgagaaagtaGAGAGTTGGAcctcattgttttaactagcctggattctcgagggcttgaaggtgttctcaaaacgcacattaagcctctacggtcactgcaattgaccctaaatcctgcgttgggacaaagctcatgaatgcttttgaaaacgcacagTATCAgggtacctttcgtaccttctctgagtactgtacaatcccaacctttctaacctctcccaatatgagagctctctcatatcctcaatgttcctagaaaaacatatttggacctgctcaagcttttgcaaacctgctgaactaattggagcccagatgggagaggcatattaAAGATAcggctggacaattgacttgtacagagttagcatcgtgatactatctctggacttaaacgtacgtgtgatatatccaaccacatgtttgaaaagctttaccaactttcaactcgATATGcacatcttggaggactacacctaaatccttcatggatgagacctgctgaatgccctcACTTTCATCAtttaatagtggagtgtctaatgacgccaatccaaaggtcattgagcgaaatttcacttcattcagtgccatgttactagcagcaacccaggagtagatttggtataggacctctaacagacaaccggaattctaaccattcctaccaactaccaattttgtatcatcagcataggaagagatactgacattactattaccaagcttctgaagcagagcaatgaatatgatgaaaaggagaggacccaaaatggagccctgaggaacaccccacttgacatcatgtatgtcactaagggatccctcaagcTTAaccaattgtttcctaccagaaatgaaacttcttaaccaattgagaaccttgcctttgaTCCCTATCTCATGGAGccaaaagaccatgatctaccttgtcaaaggccttggcaaagttgagataaactacatcagctgactcgtgcctttccagtccctcaataacctgctctatatgctcaatcagttgggcaaccgtgctaaaatgtgctcgaaacccatgctggctatgaggaaggacttcatgaatatcaagaaattcaacaagtttgaacttcatgatcttctcaaacaccttcgcaatattcgaagtgagagaaaNNNNNNNNNNNNNNNNNNNNNNNNNNNNNNNNNNNNNNNNNNNNNNNNNNNNNNNNNNNNNNNNNNNNNNNNNNNNNNNNNNNNNNNNNNNNNNNNNNNNNNNNNNNNNNNNNNNNNNNNNNNNNNNNNNNNNNNNNNNNNNNNNNNNNNNNNNNNNNNNNNNNNNNNNNNNNNNNNNNNNNNNNNNNNNNNNNNNNNNNNNNNNNNNNNNNNNNNNNNNNNNNNNNNNNNNNNNNNNNNNNNNNNNNNNNNNNNNNNNNNNNNNNNNNNNNNNNNNNNNNNNNNNNNNNNNNNNNNNNNNNNNNNNNNNNNNNNNNNNNNNNNNNNNNNNNNNNNNNNNNNNNNNNNNNNNNNNNNNNNNNNNNNNNNNNNNNNNNNNNNNNNNNNNNNNNNNNNNNNNNNNNNNNNNNNNNNNNNNNNNNNNNNNNNNNcctttttcaactgatctgtctcaatggaggccttcattctaccttggatcaactcAAACCTTCTTgaaaggctagccacaactactggattcaaattgctctggagcctttttgctagtttacaactctttttgaacaagttcttcctgtacttcggaattttagactgtgccTTGCCCTGTTCAGAGAGTGCCAGAGcggaacagacgtcctcaaaaactagaatcattttgtctaaggctacatcaacagatgatttctttttcagcattgaaatgaggtcaagctctcctaacctttctacaatcaacggccaatgttcatcttcgaacttgaacttagccagaccgacctttttgaccggttttactccAGATCACGCCGGCGTTTGAGTAAttgtcgaccctatctcaagaacatgatgctACATGTGGGCTACACAGGGGCTACGCCAACATACTGGGACAAATCgggcaagatcgcaaactcctctggctttcgaacgactgagatttcgatttcgaaatgggaatatacccatcaggtCTAGCCttccactctacaacgctacccggaaaattaaagtcccctggccagctcttcatctaagacccctggtcgaagccacgtttctgtcatggaaatgaacaagacctgcctatctaaagctagttcctcaaatCTTTGtgcttttctttttcgaaataagacaatgcacattcagataaagcccttttacgggcatattgtccttcgatggactagtgctatcaattttttgactaggccttctaaccttaaaaaatcctgcttttggacaaaacttaTCTTGGGCGGATgatgagaaaacctttgaggagaagggagaagaaggggaactctggccgccacctgagcatacgatctaaaagattcGTCGGGCTTATGACGACCTGTGAGGGGATTAGGGCTagaaagtttgggcagaagagaggttagaggaattgaggataaggttggaggagagggaggggaacaatgggagagaaagagggaagggaaaggggtggggtaagtctgttgagagacttgacaatgacgTTGcgacaactgctgtctcttcctcctaaagcccctgagatgggcccttgtgcatttgaaattgaggtataccttgtgcctcaatgatctcatgTATATAAATAGCTAcatccctgtttggaacatcccCTCTcttggaacttgagaaggtcaaactctctaagtttgggacaccattctgggtgagccaatttacaccctttgcctgcctttttgcatctctgtcgtttatggacatcgcaaatctcaagagcattctctactatgctctttttgacctttatgacctctttgactacaagactctcaatcaaattaagagtgtcagtgcttgtgtcccttttgcctacacttgactggttcatcccacagtcaagtaatgactgggtgtgaccaacccaagctattaaagcttccataatgaaaggcttattaatggaggacggagttttcccatccaaaaccagctcaagatagttcctggccccttcagaaagtcccttcaacaaagcttccatgtttATTGAAAACAAGTCTATTTGAGGGATTCTAATCAAAACTACTGGGAACCTGAAAAAgaatatggagaaatattctggaagctTCCTTCAGGttaaagagaaaaaccgttaggAAAGAGCGAGGGGAAGataaaagaagaggaagacagagccaagagggcaaaagggagagagaaaccAGCGAGGGCAAATGAAAACCAGCTGTACAGCAGGTAAACCACACACACGTGCTGGGGGTAAACCATGGAGGAAAGTACTCCCTAGGGAcagacaaagagaagaaaaataggTGGTAgcgctaggttggggctagCAACAGAGAAGAGAAtgacgatgacctactcttggctgaccgactagctagcctcagccaacaaacgccaactcgactacaggaacaaNNNNNNNNNNNNNNNNNNNNNNNNNAAAGgagtagaacaaaaaaaaatcattaaaaccCGCCCGTTGGATAAAAGACCAAAATCCACCCAAAACTTTTActctctcctcttttttttgcttgtaatttgattgataatgaaagtGGAAGAGTGGTCTTGATTTCATGGAACAAATGGTAAGAAACTCAAAGTCCTCCTTTGCGCTGTTCAATCCTTAATGTTCTAAAGGTAAATTATGGGTTTCCTGCACGGATTGTTGCGTGTCAAATGCAGTGGCTTATTTGCTGCAGCTCTTTAACTAATGCACCAATCCCAAATTAGCGGGGCGActatcaaaagctttttactTCTGCTGTTGAACATTTAACCTCTTTAATTCTAAAATGAGGCAAGTATGTCTCATTCCCCCTCGAAAAAACCTGTACTGGTatggcgttactttttctaaaaagtattggTAATGGAGTAGTTTTTTCAGTAACAGTTTGATtgtctttggctcaaaatcaaaatcaaaaataaaaaaggtctAGGTGTGCCATTTGATTAAAAACTAATGAAATTCATCCAATTAAACccatcaagccaaaaaaagtcCCATCCGCCCGATAAAACCTCCCCAAAAACGCCCTGGGTTTAACCCATTTGCCAACCATGATGGTCATGACTATGTGGGTTTTTGTAACTTTAGTAGGTAGGCATGATCAAAAGCAACAGGATAATTCAAGATCGACACGAAATTACAGACACCTAGTCAGCCTCCATTTTTATAATGAAGTGATGCTTGAGTAAATGGATGTAGAGCCCCAAGGGTCTGATGAGTTTCAGTAGGAGAGCTTTAGCAACTTTGGGCCAACTTTATGAGTAATtattgcaatgttttttttggtatttgagGTCCTAGGGTCGGAAGGGGTGAACTTCGCCCGGCCTGCGAAgttagccatcacatcgttcATTTATTGTtccaataggcagtgtcaAAGTCCGCCCTGATtgattctccgtctgtgggtatGGCTagtgtctaaaagttttcttgagaaaagTCAGGGAGGAGTATCGTctcagggacctctctcatacAAGGACACTGCGCTAACCAATACGCCACATCTCCACATTGAGAACCAAAGTTGTTCCGTCAGCAAGCTGATTTCTTACATTTCCCGCGTTTGAGGCCTGGCTCAATCAGAACATTTGCTGtggtttcaaaagcattccGACGAAAGTCATCATCCTGCAAGTGCAAAACCGTGCCATACTTATAACTTTTACAAGGTCGCCCATAGTTTGGTAAGAACAGACGAATTGCCGTTTCCCTTTTTATGACCTTCCATACGTGCTATTTTTACGCTTACGAACCAatttacttcatttcattttcagtgacGTATAAATAACCAAAATCCAAACCGCTGGAATTGGATATCGTTGACCCGCCTAGCCTCAGCTTTTCAACCGCCAAAGTCTATAAGCTAGGAAGGGTAGAACTAAATCAAGATCTGCTACTCAACTCTCAGAACAGCAGGTGCATATTgtccattgttttgttttcggACGCAAAATGTTTGACCCACTCACATGCGAAAGTAAGACGAAATAAACTTAAAATCAAATATAGACCGGATATTTTGTATGTTCAAACATTTGGTTCAAGAACATTACTCTCAATCACAAGTACATTGGAATTAAATGTGATCAATCACAATCACATTCATAAGAATTATAGTGCATACGTTTGGGAAAGGTCATACAGCCAAAAGTCCCATCCGCCCGTAGAAACCTCAAGCTGGTGTGACCCAGTTTGCCAACAGATGGTCATGACTATGTGGGTTTTTGTAACTTTAGTAGGTAGGCATGATCAAAAGCACAGGATAATTCAAGATCGACACGAAATTACAGACACCTAGTCAGGCCTCCATTTTTATAATGAAGTGATGCTTGAGTAAATGGTGTAGAGCCCCAAGGGTCTGATGAGTTTCAGTAGGGAGCTTTAGCAACTTTGGGCCAACTTTATGAGTAATtattgcaatgttttttttggtatttgagGTCCTAGGGTCGGAAGGGGTGAACTTCGCCCGGCCTGCGAattagccatcacatcgttcATTTATTGTtccaataggcagtgtcaAAGTCCGCCTGATtgattctccgtctgtgggtatGGCTagtgtctaaaagttttcttaGAAAAGTCAGGGAGGAGTATCGTctcagggacctctctcatacAAGGACACTGCGCTAACCAATACGCCACATCTCCACATTGAGAACCAAAGTTGTTCCGTCAGCAAGCTGATTTCTTACATTTCCCGCGTTTGAGGCCTGGCTCAATCAGAACATTTGCTGtggtttcaaaagcattccGACGAAAGTCATCATCCTGCAAGTGCAAAACCGTGCCATACTTATAACTTTTACAAGGTCGCCCATAGTTTGGTAAGAACAGACGAATTGCCGTTTTCCTTTTTATGACCTTCCATACGTGCTATTTTTACGCTTACGAACCAatttacttcatttcattttcagtgacGTATAAATAACCAAAATCCAAACCGCTGGAATTGATATCGTTGACCCGCCTAGCCTCAGCTTTTCAACCGCCAAAGTCTATAAGCTAGGAAGGGTAGAACTAAATCAAGATCTGCTACTCAACTCTCAGAACAAAAGTGGAGTAGTCTAGTCAGCCATTGATTCGATATGCCCGAGttttggagaagaagaaagttCTAACATGCCGTCAAGAAATTAAGGATAGAGGAAAGACAACATGTATCACATCAGAAGTGTTATGActtttgtttccatttgaaTGTCTTTTACATCCTATTCCTCGTactttcaaatatttattcACATATTCAACATCTACACTTTGTTTCGATTCATATTCTATTTACAATCAAACCTCGATTTCACAACATTGTCCGCCGGCGGAGAGCACATCGTTAAATCGAAATCGATCATTAAATCGAGACTTGCTATGAAGCAATTACGGTATTTTGTAAGCAGCAAAAATATCGctaaatcaaaatttattgtTAAATCGAGATTCGTTAAATCGACTGTACACCCAAACGGGGATTATGAATGGAAATTGAAgcaataataatgatataGCTCGTCTGGTCATCAAGAAACGAGGTAAAAATAGATTTCAAGCGAGAAAAATCAGAGAAATAATGGTTCGTCTTGCTTAACTGtctctttggctttgaagcGCGGGTTTATGTAGCTCTATTTTTGGCTCACAGATGGCAGGGCAATATCACTGTTTATCTTGAATTCATTTCCGATAACATTTATGCACAACCTCAAGTGCGCCATTCCGTGCGCGCTCCATGACAAGCAAACTTTGAGAGATACGAGTAGGTCGGTTCGCCGTCTTTGGATATGGGGTGGTGTGAATTACGCACAACAGTTTCCATACAAAAAGTCGCGGAAAGGAAATCGAACTGGGTAACCTCACTCACCCTCAGAAACGGCGATTTAACACGGGACCACGTTTCCACTCggtaattgaaaaaatatggttGGTTCTCTCGGCCGAAAAGCGAGAGTCAGTGCAAAAGAATATGTCAAAGAGTTGTTTATTTCTCGACTCCTCTCCTTCGGCGCATCATTGAAGCACAGCTTTTCAGTAGGTATAACAACGAAACCTCTCATATTCCACATCTACTTTGGCTGAAGTGTTTTTCTGCCAGAGAAGGTCTCACGACTTTCCAGGAGATTTTGGGCTTCCGAACATCTTGTTAAAACTCTCCATAAATCTAGCCGAAGGCTTCCTTTTTCGTTGTAAAGTGGCACTTTGGCCCGGTGACAATAAAGAGCCTGCTCCTCCTGCTTGCGCACTTAAATTCCAGTCCTCTTGTGGAGTGGTGGTATCTTCCACATTTGGATCCAACCGAGAGCTGGCGATCATCTGAATTAAGCTGTTAAAGGCCTCTTGAACTGAACTTGAATCCTCTCGTGCTGAGGTCGTCACCCAACTCAAACCTTGGCACTTGTCTCTCAAAGTGAATTCTGCCGCGGGTTTTAAGAGTGGATCTGAAATTTTCAATAGCTTGCTTCTAATCATGGTTTGAATCGGTTCAGAAAGTCTGCCAATCAAGCAAGGTCTTACGAAGGTCTTTTTTGTTAGCCACAAGCAAAACGGGTGGTTGTCTGGACCCGATGGTCATATCCTGATCCGGGGGAATGAATTCCTTGGTAATGATTTGTGCCAATGTCAGGGCCAAAGTCAGGGATCTTTCATTAGAGAGGGAGAAAACTAGTAAGTATCCGTCGCAGATCCAATTTGACGACAACTGCAAAATAATGAGCGGTTTTTAGATCCCTCAATTTTCTTTGGGTTAAATTGTGCTTGTAAGTAAAGGGAACTGAAAATCAAGACTGCGAGTGAGATGAGAGTGTTACATTAACCAAATCTGTTGAGGTGCACACAAACAATCGTGAAACCTCATCGCTTTTTATAAAGGATTGTGGCGTTTTAACGTGTAAAAGTtcatgaaaagcaaaattgtatGGTTCTGAACTCATGAGGGTACTCAAAGCGTTCACTGGTTTAAAATGTCTACAAAATCGCACGTATCCCTCCTAGATCcttgaaaattaaaattttcaaaaacgaatCTTTAAATGATCCAGTCACCAACCCTACCAAcgaatgtttcaattttgatctctCAGAAAACCTGAGGTGTAAAAACAAAGAGTATTGATAATGGCCAGtgaatttttgcaaaagcaggCATCTTCTAAATGTGTAGAATGGGTTAGAATGTTAAATGAAGTTTTAAACCAAACTCGGATGATTCTGAACATTTATTTATTGACTGGAGAAGTTCTCAGGTAGTTCTGTCCATATCACATGACCAATATTTAAAAGTGTGTTGtgtccttttcatttgcttcgacaaaaatcaatgctttttcctgagtttgaaattcaattcacACTATTTTGGCCACTTTGAGACAACCAACTAACTAACTATACTATTACCGAACAAAACTATCCTCTTCATATGTGCATCGTTGATATGCCATCTTGGTTAAGCAATGTCGTCTATCTGTGAATTTGACTTCAGgatgattgtcttttttcaataacGTCTTCTTTCCAAAATGTATGCTTTAACAAACTGGTGAATGAGAATAAAAGTCAAAGTCAGCCAATGCCCAGTGCAGGTTAGCTACGACGTTTATCTAAATtatccctcctcaaaatgcccaaaatcatggtGTCTCcctacattttttcttgaattgccTTTACTTCACTTCACTTGGCTAATGGCTAATAAATGAGCTTTTAAAGTAATGAATATAGAATGTTGGTGAGTAGACGATGTGAGTAATGATTGagaattttgaaccatttttcgGGAAATATATGTAAATTCTTTTCTAAAAGCATCTCTGCTGGCCTCACACGGTTTGCCTAACGAGAGAGGTTGCGTAAATGGAGCTTATACCATATATTGCCCATCATCGGTTATACGTATGTTTGGACGCGCTTTACGGAGTGAGGGATGCTACCTCCGCCCAATTAAATGACAGTTATTTCTTGCCTTGATTTAAAATCTTGGGATACGATGGAcaacgaacttctagaaatatggattttGAAGGGCTTTCCTGCTAAAATGAGATTACTTTGGGTCAGAGCGACTCTGAGTGAAGTACAGAGTCACACGATGAAATGATCCGCATGACCAGTATTTGGCACAAATGTTGGGCAACTTACTGCTCTTTGACGGACCAAAACACAAACTGTTTTTCACCCTTATAGCTAAATAGCgattaaagaaatgaaagggTTTATTTATTGTAGTTTaatcaaacacttttgaaatatttgtcacGTGTATCATTTTCAGTCATTGAAAACAATATGGAAAATGCACAGGTCGTTTTCTGTGCTTGTTTCCCTatataacttttttgaagTACAAATGGACGTAAAATAAACTTGCTCCTCCACTGATTTCAAAAGTGGCCCTTAATACTGTGTGGTTAGAATTTCGTTCGGCAAATTATTGCTTATCCCCCACCGTGTCATGTGTGGAAGATGATCGCTTTTGTCAAACAGAAGACCAAATTCCGAGGACCAAAAAGGTGGTTGGCGATCAggcctcaaaatgaaatgacaaaactCGTTCGCACGTTCTGCAAGGATCTACATTTGGAAATTCTTCCTCCCCTCAATGATAGTTGGTAGTCTAAACGATGTCGGCAAATTTGGATTCGGCTCTTATCGTCCGATCACTGTAGTGTAGACGAATACCATTGCCCTAAGTCCCTAAGTTGCACGATGTACTAACAGAATTCCACAGAGACGCAAGAAATggtcaatgaatgaatataCCGTGTGGATAGTTTGGTACTTTTTGACTCTCCGACTCACCTCACTTAAAAGAGATTCTTCGTCTGCGAAGGCCATGTCTCGTATTTCCACCCACACTGGAGAATTGTCTTTGCTGGAAAGGGTCTTGTGTATATAAATTCGCTCCAATGGACTGTATTCTCCGATGAAACGTCCAGTGAGATATCGCACCGTTAACGCTAAAAGGATAAAGGATGCCCATGGATGGAGATAAAGGCCTCTCCGGAGATTGTCCGCACACCATAAAATGGGCTACCCTTCAGCGAACATGCGAGTAGAAGGCATCAATGGCTATGTGGCCAAAAATGACTGGAAACCGCCAGAGGGTCCAAGATAAAGAAGCTTTGGTAAACGAATTACCTGTTTTCCCCACGCCTTTGTGTCCAAGAACGGCTATTCTAATCCAGGAGGCTCGACTCGCGTAATCGCCTTCTACTCCAGTGCTTGGACCCAAATCTGTCATGGACATGGTGTTTATGGTAGGAATCGATCCATCCTCCGATAAATGAAGGTAGCAGGAAGACTTGGATAGAATACCCGATTGAAGAGGAGCAGGAAAAAGCCTCATCTTAGGCCCACCTTCTTCGCCATATGAGCCTACCTGCTCAGAGGGGCCTAGAAAGGTTGAGATGTTGCAATTGTTGGTGTTGGCGGTGTTGGAGCTGCTGCTGTTATTtggattgtttttcttcctaATGGGATTTTTGATGTTCAATGAATACGATCTTCTCATGATGAGAAAAGAAGATGTTCGATGTGGTGCTTGTCGAGGCCAAATATGTTGTAAGTGAGGAAAGGAGAAATAAGCTGGGAAAGTTGGAACGGCCCACATTTGTAGAAACATCAATGACATCGTGTTTGAAATCGAATGAATCAATTTGTCTCTCAAGCGTTGGCGCTTGATAACATCCAGAtcgaagaaaactttttttccccgTTTGGGCACTACAATCTGTAGATGAGATCAAGATTTGCCTTTGAACTTCCTTGCTTAGTTTCTACAACCAATGCTCTTCATGGAATGAATATTTACTAATTACATTTCTACTGTTCTGTACATGAAAACACAAAGGAGAAGCagtctttgaatatttgatccaACGCCATGGCCGTTGCCTTTCAAGGTAAATGTTGTAGTACTCatcaatc from Tigriopus californicus strain San Diego chromosome 3, Tcal_SD_v2.1, whole genome shotgun sequence encodes:
- the LOC131877666 gene encoding ras-like protein family member 11B, translated to MRRSYSLNIKNPIRKKNNPNNSSSSNTANTNNCNISTFLGPSEQVGSYGEEGGPKMRLFPAPLQSGILSKSSCYLHLSEDGSIPTINTMSMTDLGPSTGVEGDYASRASWIRIAVLGHKGVGKTALTVRYLTGRFIGEYSPLERIYIHKTLSSKDNSPVWVEIRDMAFADEESLLSELSSNWICDGYLLVFSLSNERSLTLALTLAQIITKEFIPPDQDMTIGSRQPPVLLVANKKDLHPLLKPAAEFTLRDKCQGLSWVTTSAREDSSSVQEAFNSLIQMIASSRLDPNVEDTTTPQEDWNLSAQAGGAGSLLSPGQSATLQRKRKPSARFMESFNKMFGSPKSPGKS